Proteins from a genomic interval of Calypte anna isolate BGI_N300 chromosome 6, bCalAnn1_v1.p, whole genome shotgun sequence:
- the LRRC18 gene encoding leucine-rich repeat-containing protein 18: protein MGKEKGPKGKKITLKIAKNSIRISFDGGRRLDLSKMGITTFPKCILKLADVDELDLSRNMIKKIPSSIDKFQNLRWLDLHSNQLEDLPKSIGTLQSLFYLNVSNNKLTSKGLPEEITLLKNLHILNLGLNCLDSIPPSLGALKELREIGLFDNALTTIPNSLNNLPKLKKLNADRNPFPVPTNEEEQVDSIKRIETLYLVQEKDLCRSCLKTCQDKKDKQNKFRNVTPSPPRKPSFPLLITPNSSAKDNQEEWRIRGEQL, encoded by the coding sequence atggggaaagaaaaaggtccAAAAGGGAAGAAGATCACCTTGAAAATTGCCAAAAATTCCATTCGGATATCTTTTGATGGAGGACGTCGTCTTGACTTAAGCAAGATGGGTATCACCACCTTTCCCAAGTGCATTCTGAAACTGGCTGATGTGGATGAGCTGGATTTGAGCAGAAACATGATAAAAAAGATTCCAAGCAGCATTGATAAGTTCCAGAATCTGCGCTGGCTGGACCTTCATAGTAACCAGCTGGAGGACCTGCCCAAGTCAATAGGTACACTTCAGAGTCTTTTCTACCTGAATGTAAGCAACAACAAGCTGACCAGCAAAGGTCTACCAGAAGAGATAACCCTTCTCAAGAACTTGCATATTCTCAACCTTGGCTTGAACTGTCTTGACAGTATTCCCCCAAGTCTTGGAGCCCTGAAGGAACTTAGGGAGATAGGTCTCTTTGACAATGCCTTGACCACAATCCCAAACAGTCTAAATAACCTCCCCAAGCTCAAGAAATTGAATGCAGATAGAAACCCTTTCCCAGTTCCAACAAATGAAGAAGAGCAGGTCGACTCCATCAAACGCATAGAAACCCTTTACTTAGTACAAGAGAAAGACCTGTGCCGTTCCTGCCTGAAGACATGTCAGGATAAGAAGGATAAGCAGAACAAGTTTAGGAATGTGACACCCAGCCCCCCAAGAAAGCCAAGTTTCCCTTTACTCATTACACCCAATTCCTCTGCAAAGGATAACCAAGAAGAATGGAGAATAAGAGGTGAACAACTCTGA